One genomic segment of Erythrolamprus reginae isolate rEryReg1 chromosome 2, rEryReg1.hap1, whole genome shotgun sequence includes these proteins:
- the MCRIP1 gene encoding mapk-regulated corepressor-interacting protein 1 yields the protein MEILSRGYAGQGLSWTHSPSVRRRSPGLGALFRPGLAAASGVRAGISPGPVSPTYPSNTWARVGQEAAMTSSPVSRVVYNGKRNSSPRSPSNSSEIFTPAHEENVRFIYEAWQSVERDLRSQMAGGERVLVEEYVEKVPNPSLKAFKPVDLSDLKRRNTQDSKKS from the exons ATGGAAATACTCTCCCGCGGCTACGCGGGGCAGGGGCTCTCCTGGACCCACTCGCCCTCAGTGCGCAGGCGCAGCCCCGGCCTAGGCGCTCTCTTCCGCCCGGGCCTGGCAGCAGCGAGCGGAGTCAGGGCCGGGATCTCCCCGGGCCCAG tgtCACCAACCTATCCTTCCAATACCTGGGCCAGGGTTGGGCAAGAGGCAGCCATGACAAG CTCCCCTGTTTCCAgagtagtttacaatggcaagaGGAACAGCAGTCCTCGCTCCCCAAGCAACAGTAGTGAGATCTTCACTCCTGCACATGAGGAGAATGTGCGCTTCATCTATGAAG CATGGCAATCTGTGGAGCGGGATCTTCGCAGTCAAATGGCAGGTGGTGAACGAGTTCTTGTAGAGGAATATGTGGAGAAGGTACCAAATCCCAGTTTGAAGG caTTCAAACCTGTTGACTTGAGCGACCTAAAGCGACGGAACACACAGGACTCTAAGAAATCCTAA